One genomic window of Etheostoma spectabile isolate EspeVRDwgs_2016 chromosome 5, UIUC_Espe_1.0, whole genome shotgun sequence includes the following:
- the si:dkey-174n20.1 gene encoding retinol dehydrogenase 14 yields the protein MYALYTIIASLVSFLILKWMKKRRYCTDPKRLDGKTVLITGGNSGIGKETAVALATRGARVVIACRDLDKAEKAVREIKFKSHSLNVLYMELDLANLHSVREFCKSFLQREKRLDILVNNAGMPSVLDWTDEGFSMCFGVNHLGHFLLTNLLLPRLKECAPSRVITLTCSSYKYQKLDFQDLNYNLLPFFTFCRSKLANIYFSQEVGRITEGKGVTSYAVHPGFVQSGWTCHYSILFRMLMQVIMWMFFVPCEIGAQTVIFCAVSDEAAKHSGGYFVDCRPATLRPFARDAGVAKKLWEASERLVKLA from the exons ATGTACGCTCTCTACACAATTATTGCGtctttagtttcttttttaattttgaaatggaTGAAAAAGAGGAGGTATTGCACCGACCCGAAAAGACTTGATGGCAAAACAGTTCTTATTACAG gTGGGAATTCTGGCATTGGCAAAGAGACAGCTGTTGCCTTGGCAACGAGAGGCGCCCGTGTCGTTATTGCTTGCAGAGACCTGGACAAGGCTGAGAAGGCTGTGAGGGAGATCAAGTTTAAGAGTCACAGTCTTAACGTCCTTTACATGGAGCTGGATTTGGCCAACCTGCACTCTGTGAGGGAATTCTGTAAGAGCTTTCtccagagagagaagaggcttGACATCCTGGTTAATAATGCAG GCATGCCCAGTGTCCTTGACTGGACGGACGAAGGCTTCAGCATGTGTTTTGGCGTCAACCACTTGGGTCACTTCCTCCTAACCAATCTGCTTCTGCCTCGCCTGAAGGAATGTGCCCCTAGCCGGGTTATTACCCTCACATGTTCTAGCTACAAATACCAGAAACTGGACTTCCAGGACCTCAACTACAACCTGCTGCCCTTCTTCACCTTCTGCCGCAGCAAGCTGGCCAACATCTACTTCAGTCAGGAAGTGGGCCGCATCACTGAAGGGAAAGGAGTGACCTCCTATGCTGTACACCCTG GTTTTGTCCAAAGTGGTTGGACGTGCCACTACTCCATCCTGTTCCGGATGCTGATGCAGGTGATCATGTGGATGTTTTTTGTGCCGTGTGAGATCGGAGCTCAGACTGTCATCTTCTGTGCAGTGTCAGATGAAGCTGCCAAACACAGCGGGGGTTACTTTGTCGACTGCCGACCAGCTACTCTGCGTCCTTTTGCAAGAGACGCTGGTGTGGCAAAAAAATTGTGGGAGGCCAGTGAGAGACTGGTCAAACTGGCCTGA
- the susd2 gene encoding sushi domain-containing protein 2 isoform X2 encodes MRAHLRGTIYFCGFILICSSKTDGQTCSGKCGDVLEECSCHATCVSLQNCCADYNQFCFQVTPHSSSMLGGRALRIHSLVLHPGGRLFCRFKGEIEREGLIDAEGHAYCISPLLYETGWIPFTVSTDGIHFDRSGEYLSVHPSKADPAFEVTLVNATQWLNYGTPNMEGRLTMTWNSSLIGAERVNIELWGYREVNGSTEDRANGSSSLQAEFSYLYSLGRSLSNTGAFGFIPEPSKDFSDWELGNIRITASSKSDGARDVQGLWSGGHVLAWHLEQAFRNDSAAWARNKCLQWDILEKTLPNFLDELIDCPCTLAQARADTGRFHTDYSCDIERGSVCTYHPGSVHCVRAIQASPMHGSGQQCCYDRTGALVLTGDSTGGSTPDRAHDWGSPPYREPPRVPGYSHWLYDVMSFYYCCLWSDHCNIYFNLRPSSGCSNYQPPRIGVVLGDPHFMTFDGLSFTFNGKGEFYLVYSPDRELSVQARTEQVKLKNGTMARATWLSSVAMKEKASDLIEVRLAEGHLQVLRNQKVLPFTEQRWMDLHGVFVFAPSFQNVTVIFLSGVAMEVRVHEGAMAVTVLLPTEFTNHTLGLLGWMNSDPSDDLFTQPGEIISPADAMPEEIFTFGAGWNISKKTSLFTYDSKYLLDTYCFPPSHDPTFVPAFSQPERPDDPLVADTLTICVGEGAEFCKYDTLTTRSLTMGNATLRAYQNHLDLIKALEPGMG; translated from the exons ATGAGAGCACACTTAAGAGGGACCATTTATTTCTGTGGATTTATTCTGATTTGTTCATCTAAAACAGATG gtcAAACATGCAGTGGAAAGTGCGGAGATGTTTTGGAGGAATGCTCCTGCCATGCAACGTGTGTGTCTTTGCAGAACTGCTGTGCAGACTACAACCAGTTCTGTTTCCAGGTGACTCCTCACTCCAGCTCCATGCTTGGTGGAAGAGCTCTCAGGATCCACAGTTTGGTCCTTCATCCTGGTGGGCGCCTTTTCTGCAG GTTCAAAGGTGAGATTGAACGAGAAGGTTTAATTGATGCTGAAGGCCACGCCTACTGCATCTCTCCTTTATTGTACGAGACAGGTTGGATACCATTTACCGTCTCAACAGACGGAATACATTTTGACAGATCTGGAGAATACTTGTCAG TCCACCCTAGTAAAGCAGACCCTGCCTTTGAAGTCACCCTAGTGAATGCAACACAGTGGCTGAACTACGGCACGCCAAACATGGAAGGACGACTTACGATGACATGGAACAGCTCTTTGATTGGAGCAGAGAGGGTCAACATAGAGCTGTGGGGTTACAGAGAGGTCAACGGGAGCACAGAGGACAGGGCGAATGGATCATCCTCTCTGCAGGCCGAGTTTAGCTATCTATACTCTCTGGGCAGGTCTCTGTCCAACACTGGTGCCTTTGGCTTTATCCCCGAGCCCTCAAAGGACTTCTCTGACTGGGAGCTAGGGAACATCCGGATCACTGCTAGTTCTAAGTCAGATGGAGCAAG GGATGTACAAGGACTCTGGAGTGGAGGTCATGTCTTAGCCTGGCACCTGGAGCAGGCTTTCAGAAATGACTCTGCAGCCTGGGCCAGAAACAAGTGTCTGCAGTGGGACATCCTGGAGAAGACACTGCCCAACTTCCTGGATGAGCTCATTGACTGTCCTTGCACTCTGGCACAGGCCCGAGCAGACACAGGCAGGTTTCAT ACTGACTATAGTTGTGACATTGAGAGGGGCAGTGTGTGCACTTATCATCCAGGTAGTGTCCACTGCGTCAGAGCAATTCAGGCCAG TCCTATGCATGGATCGGGGCAGCAGTGCTGCTATGACCGCACAGGCGCTCTGGTGCTGACGGGAGACTCGACCGGTGGCAGCACCCCAGACAGGGCTCACGACTGGGGCTCACCTCCATACAGGGAGCCACCACGGGTGCCGGGGTACTCCCACTGGCTTTACGATGTCATGAGTTTCTACTACTGCTGCCTGTGGTCTGACCACTGCAATATCTACTTCAACCTTCGACCTTCTAGCGGGTGCAGCAACTACCAGCCCCCAAGAATTG GTGTTGTCCTCGGGGATCCACATTTCATGACGTTTGACGGCCTCAGCTTTACTTTCAATGGCAAAGGAGAGTTCTACCTTGTGTATTCGCCAGACAGAGAGCTGAGTGTTCAGGCCAGGACAGAACAGGTGAAACTTAAGAATG GTACCATGGCCAGAGCCACATGGCTTTCATCCGTGGCTATGAAGGAAAAAGCCTCTGATTTAATCGAGGTGCGTCTAGCAGAGGGCCACCTTCAGGTGCTAAGGAACCAAAAGGTCCTACCTTTCACCGAGCAAAGATGGATGGACCTACACG GAGTATTTGTGTTCGCCCCCAGTTTTCAGAATGTGACAGTAATCTTCCTCTCTGGAGTTGCCATGGAGGTTCGGGTGCATGAAGGCGCCATGGCAGTGACCGTCCTGCTTCCAACGGAGTTTACCAACCACACTCTGGGTCTCCTCGGTTGGATGAACTCCGATCCATCAGATGACCTGTTCACCCAACCAGGAGAGATCATCTCCCCAGCCGACGCCATGCCGGAGGAGATCTTCACTTTTGGAGCTGGCT GGAACATTTCAAAGAAGACTTCCCTTTTCACATATGACTCAAAGTACCTTTTGGATACCTACTGTTTCCCACCAAGCCATGATCCTACTTTTGTTCCTGCCTTTTCTCAACCTGAGAGACCTGATGACCCTCTGGTGGCAGACACGTTAACAATATGCGTTGGAGAAGGAGCTGAGTTCTGTAAATATGATACCCTGACCACTCGGAGCCTCACAATGGGAAACGCCACGCTCAGGGCCTACCAAAATCATCTGGACCTAATAAAAGCTCTGGAGCCAG GAATGGGATGA
- the susd2 gene encoding sushi domain-containing protein 2 isoform X1: protein MRAHLRGTIYFCGFILICSSKTDGQTCSGKCGDVLEECSCHATCVSLQNCCADYNQFCFQVTPHSSSMLGGRALRIHSLVLHPGGRLFCRFKGEIEREGLIDAEGHAYCISPLLYETGWIPFTVSTDGIHFDRSGEYLSVHPSKADPAFEVTLVNATQWLNYGTPNMEGRLTMTWNSSLIGAERVNIELWGYREVNGSTEDRANGSSSLQAEFSYLYSLGRSLSNTGAFGFIPEPSKDFSDWELGNIRITASSKSDGARDVQGLWSGGHVLAWHLEQAFRNDSAAWARNKCLQWDILEKTLPNFLDELIDCPCTLAQARADTGRFHTDYSCDIERGSVCTYHPGSVHCVRAIQASPMHGSGQQCCYDRTGALVLTGDSTGGSTPDRAHDWGSPPYREPPRVPGYSHWLYDVMSFYYCCLWSDHCNIYFNLRPSSGCSNYQPPRIGVVLGDPHFMTFDGLSFTFNGKGEFYLVYSPDRELSVQARTEQVKLKNGTMARATWLSSVAMKEKASDLIEVRLAEGHLQVLRNQKVLPFTEQRWMDLHGVFVFAPSFQNVTVIFLSGVAMEVRVHEGAMAVTVLLPTEFTNHTLGLLGWMNSDPSDDLFTQPGEIISPADAMPEEIFTFGAGWNISKKTSLFTYDSKYLLDTYCFPPSHDPTFVPAFSQPERPDDPLVADTLTICVGEGAEFCKYDTLTTRSLTMGNATLRAYQNHLDLIKALEPVASCGSLLPPRNGMKNGTHYLEGNTLSFTCNKGFILHGSTERTCLVDGTWTGEQPYCITDDVVGFALGAVGSLSALVTMGVMIHLHNKKKDREKKDDQMVTQ from the exons ATGAGAGCACACTTAAGAGGGACCATTTATTTCTGTGGATTTATTCTGATTTGTTCATCTAAAACAGATG gtcAAACATGCAGTGGAAAGTGCGGAGATGTTTTGGAGGAATGCTCCTGCCATGCAACGTGTGTGTCTTTGCAGAACTGCTGTGCAGACTACAACCAGTTCTGTTTCCAGGTGACTCCTCACTCCAGCTCCATGCTTGGTGGAAGAGCTCTCAGGATCCACAGTTTGGTCCTTCATCCTGGTGGGCGCCTTTTCTGCAG GTTCAAAGGTGAGATTGAACGAGAAGGTTTAATTGATGCTGAAGGCCACGCCTACTGCATCTCTCCTTTATTGTACGAGACAGGTTGGATACCATTTACCGTCTCAACAGACGGAATACATTTTGACAGATCTGGAGAATACTTGTCAG TCCACCCTAGTAAAGCAGACCCTGCCTTTGAAGTCACCCTAGTGAATGCAACACAGTGGCTGAACTACGGCACGCCAAACATGGAAGGACGACTTACGATGACATGGAACAGCTCTTTGATTGGAGCAGAGAGGGTCAACATAGAGCTGTGGGGTTACAGAGAGGTCAACGGGAGCACAGAGGACAGGGCGAATGGATCATCCTCTCTGCAGGCCGAGTTTAGCTATCTATACTCTCTGGGCAGGTCTCTGTCCAACACTGGTGCCTTTGGCTTTATCCCCGAGCCCTCAAAGGACTTCTCTGACTGGGAGCTAGGGAACATCCGGATCACTGCTAGTTCTAAGTCAGATGGAGCAAG GGATGTACAAGGACTCTGGAGTGGAGGTCATGTCTTAGCCTGGCACCTGGAGCAGGCTTTCAGAAATGACTCTGCAGCCTGGGCCAGAAACAAGTGTCTGCAGTGGGACATCCTGGAGAAGACACTGCCCAACTTCCTGGATGAGCTCATTGACTGTCCTTGCACTCTGGCACAGGCCCGAGCAGACACAGGCAGGTTTCAT ACTGACTATAGTTGTGACATTGAGAGGGGCAGTGTGTGCACTTATCATCCAGGTAGTGTCCACTGCGTCAGAGCAATTCAGGCCAG TCCTATGCATGGATCGGGGCAGCAGTGCTGCTATGACCGCACAGGCGCTCTGGTGCTGACGGGAGACTCGACCGGTGGCAGCACCCCAGACAGGGCTCACGACTGGGGCTCACCTCCATACAGGGAGCCACCACGGGTGCCGGGGTACTCCCACTGGCTTTACGATGTCATGAGTTTCTACTACTGCTGCCTGTGGTCTGACCACTGCAATATCTACTTCAACCTTCGACCTTCTAGCGGGTGCAGCAACTACCAGCCCCCAAGAATTG GTGTTGTCCTCGGGGATCCACATTTCATGACGTTTGACGGCCTCAGCTTTACTTTCAATGGCAAAGGAGAGTTCTACCTTGTGTATTCGCCAGACAGAGAGCTGAGTGTTCAGGCCAGGACAGAACAGGTGAAACTTAAGAATG GTACCATGGCCAGAGCCACATGGCTTTCATCCGTGGCTATGAAGGAAAAAGCCTCTGATTTAATCGAGGTGCGTCTAGCAGAGGGCCACCTTCAGGTGCTAAGGAACCAAAAGGTCCTACCTTTCACCGAGCAAAGATGGATGGACCTACACG GAGTATTTGTGTTCGCCCCCAGTTTTCAGAATGTGACAGTAATCTTCCTCTCTGGAGTTGCCATGGAGGTTCGGGTGCATGAAGGCGCCATGGCAGTGACCGTCCTGCTTCCAACGGAGTTTACCAACCACACTCTGGGTCTCCTCGGTTGGATGAACTCCGATCCATCAGATGACCTGTTCACCCAACCAGGAGAGATCATCTCCCCAGCCGACGCCATGCCGGAGGAGATCTTCACTTTTGGAGCTGGCT GGAACATTTCAAAGAAGACTTCCCTTTTCACATATGACTCAAAGTACCTTTTGGATACCTACTGTTTCCCACCAAGCCATGATCCTACTTTTGTTCCTGCCTTTTCTCAACCTGAGAGACCTGATGACCCTCTGGTGGCAGACACGTTAACAATATGCGTTGGAGAAGGAGCTGAGTTCTGTAAATATGATACCCTGACCACTCGGAGCCTCACAATGGGAAACGCCACGCTCAGGGCCTACCAAAATCATCTGGACCTAATAAAAGCTCTGGAGCCAG TGGCGTCTTGTGGCTCGCTTCTCCCACCCAGGAATGGGATGAAGAATGGGACACATTACCTAGAGGGGAACACTCTGAGCTTCACCTGCAATAAAGGCTTCATACTGCACGGTTCAACTGAGCGCACTTGTCTGGTTGATGGGACCTGGACAGGAGAGCAACCCTACTGTATAACAG ATGATGTCGTGGGGTTTGCCCTTGGGGCTGTTGGCTCCCTCTCCGCGCTGGTCACGATGGGAGTAATGATCCACCTGCACAACAAGAAAAAGGACAG